In one window of Mytilus trossulus isolate FHL-02 chromosome 7, PNRI_Mtr1.1.1.hap1, whole genome shotgun sequence DNA:
- the LOC134725228 gene encoding uncharacterized protein LOC134725228 — MYDCTFKCSSYVGANYIVYFKMVCQCIMNLDEELDTTYNYCVNKCSSFYDLYCQGDIGVLVFAIERNHTAQTEEIDILSKHKVYNMSSSTCLVIAKGVYTTEQMVYCRRKLMDFYCDGNIISIIFRLNIKYLQWICKRFQDPLAKPYFRVISRIDNKISTTAFNKPDSSIYMNTSTTTPVLADVPTPNNYTIIICNCILFLLVLLVWIILYLKHFRPGKQDTTLKKQASSTRQEQTSSTSQSPRTSNYEQISEVSISRPFRITNETYSDTCIPE; from the exons ATGTATGACTGCACTTTTAAGTGTTCATCATATGTAGGTGCTAATTATATCGTATATTTT aaaatggTTTGTCAGTGTATTATGAATCTTGATGAAGAACTGGACACAACGTACAACTATTGTGTGAATAAATGTTCATCATTTTATGACCTATACTGCCAAGGTGATATTGGAGTATTAGTCTTTGCAATTGAAAGAAACCATACAG ctcAAACGGAAGAAATAGATATATTGTCAAAGCATAAAGTGTATAATATGTCAAGTTCGACTTGTCTTGTAATAGCGAAGGGTGTATACACAACAGAGCAGATGGTATATTGCAGACGGAAACTGATGGATTTTTATTGTGATGGCAATATTATTAGCATCATATTCCGATTAA aTATTAAATACTTACAATGGATTTGTAAACGGTTTCAAGATCCTCTAGCTAAACCCTACTTCAGAGTTATATCACGAATAGACAACA AAATCTCAACCACTGCTTTCAATAAGCCAGACAGCTCCATATACATGAACACATCCACAACAACACCTGTACTTGCTGACGTACCAACACCAA ATAACTACACCATAATAATTTGCAACTGTATTCTATTTTTGCTGGTACTTCTTGTCTGGATCATATTATACTTAAAGCACTTCAG GCCAGGAAAACAAGATACGACGCTCAAGAAGCAGGCATCATCCACAAGACAGGAACAAACATCTTCAACCAGCCAATCACCAAGGACATCAAATTACGAACAAATAAGTGAGGTCAGCATTTCACGTCCTTTTCGTATTACAAATGAAACGTATAGCGACACATGTATTCCTGAATGA